The genomic window ATCTTTGAATTCATAATCTCATTACATATATTTATAAGGCCTTCATTTAAATCCTCTTGCGTAATCAATTTTATATATTTTAACTCTTCAATCCATTTATAAACTCCTGTAACTTTATGATTAAATGTTCCCAAAACAAGACACGGTGTACCTGTAATTACACAAAATATCATACCGTGTAATCTATCTGTTATTACAAATTGGGATTTTCTTATCTCTGTCAAAAGTCTTTTTAAATTTACGTTTCTTGTATTTTTATTTACATTTTTTTTTAAAACTGTATCCATCACCTTAACCTTTTCATATTTTTTCATCAATAAAATTCGTATATTTTCTTTGAACTCCCGAGACAAAACTCCCTCTCTGTCTTTTCTAAAGCAGAGTAATACTCCATCTCGCCTTTGATTTATTCTTTCATTGAGATATAAAACCATATCAGGAATTTCAACAACTCTGGATTTACTAAAATTTTTTTTCATTATTTCAAAAGATTTTTTTTCTCTTGCAGTTAAAAGTAACTTTTTATGGGAATTATATATTTTTTTACTTTTTTCTAGTTCCTTTCTCCCTCTTTCAGTATCACTAAAATTTATCGTTTGGGGTAGAGAAATTATATTATTATTTTTAAATTTTTTTATTATAAATCTCCTTTGTTCTTCATCTTGCAGGTACATATCCCCCATGTTTCCTCCTCCTAAAATCATAATTATATCATTAGGAGTTAGAAATTTTTTTAAAGCT from uncultured Ilyobacter sp. includes these protein-coding regions:
- a CDS encoding polysaccharide pyruvyl transferase family protein codes for the protein MTMKIKTYIQLNFIYLKGIFYRNRFKEYKNKKKIVLTLTPRHKNMGDHAIAFASKKFIVENFKDYNFIELDTVDLYKYGIALKKFLTPNDIIMILGGGNMGDMYLQDEEQRRFIIKKFKNNNIISLPQTINFSDTERGRKELEKSKKIYNSHKKLLLTAREKKSFEIMKKNFSKSRVVEIPDMVLYLNERINQRRDGVLLCFRKDREGVLSREFKENIRILLMKKYEKVKVMDTVLKKNVNKNTRNVNLKRLLTEIRKSQFVITDRLHGMIFCVITGTPCLVLGTFNHKVTGVYKWIEELKYIKLITQEDLNEGLINICNEIMNSKITKYNFSKEFDKLTNYIQNLN